In Rhopalosiphum padi isolate XX-2018 chromosome 3, ASM2088224v1, whole genome shotgun sequence, the genomic stretch TTACCCAGTTGTTGTATGTGGTATGTTTAAATTGCGTAATATTAGGCCGATGAAACAAACGAGCTGAGGCAGcactttgtaaaataatatttaagaacgtATAAACACCACAGTAGAGGGACAGTGCGGGTTTCGAGTGAGAGACGGCACATGTTTGGAAACGTTTTGTAGAGACGAGTATTTTTGTGtgtttgttttatgttaaataaagatTTTCAAAATAGTGTTAATTTCATCGATTATTTTGTGTACCATCGAGAGATAGGTATACTACACAGTTCTTTGTATAGTTTtgaaatcatacattttaatcatgTAGTAGGTATTATGTgcaattttatacaaacaacaaaaactcaaaatttaatCACATCTTACGGATTTATTAgccttaacaaattatattatactataataaacaatattaaattagtatatatttcaaaaatttctaaaaaaaaaactaaaaaaacattgaactatgcactaaaagataaaatattacaattgtaaaataagccctcaaaatagaaaaatttcGAAATATGCAAAACTATATGCACCaaaaaagtttcattttttaaatcgttatatCATTGCTCACTTAGCATATCATACGATCaaccaaaataaatatgaaaatgctTACAAATTCGCACTCTATTTATTAGTAATGTAAGCCGGTATAAGTATGTTATATGtgtcataatcataaatatatgtaaatgttaacaaaaagttcattattagattatttttatattttaaacttagtcCAAATGACTGAATGAGTGAAATACAAAATGGGTAACAATACAACGGCAACGACTAAagattttggtaaaaaaaatatattatgtataaaattacaatcatttaaatttaaattttaaaataactgccGAAATGCTAATAAATTGGTCGACGTCaacgattattataaattataatacattaacatcaattaaattaagctTTTGTCGTGTACAGCTATAGCCCCCTGTTCATCATACATTTCTTTGCTAACCCACATCTGCTGATAGCTGGGAATCGAAGCTAATAAGGCACCGCCAAGCCATGTCGAATATTTACGTCCGGGGTCCGCTGTAATTTGAACTTTGGTAGTGGGCGCGACTAACTCGGCTACCGTTGTCATCAAACGACTAGACAAATTTGGAAACAACGTATTGCCACCAGCCAATATGATGttgttgtacatatttttttgttcatttttatcgCAAGAACTGCATGCTCTGTATATCAAGTTGTGGATACCTCCTAGTTTTGATTCGATGTTGAACAAAAGAGGATCAAACAAGATTTCAGGCGATTGAAagctaaaaatatagtttataatctaataattaaacagataattattttcttataatttaacatattatatgaaatataatatataaattataaaccagtTAAGTCATAGGTTATAgtctatagatatataaatatacagtaaaacttcCATATAACGGTCACCGAAGGGACCGGAAATAATTACCGCTATTTAGAGGTGGCCGTCCTACAGAAGTAGCCGTATAGAAATTAGAAGTGCAATACTTCAGATGACCgctatatataagtaggtacataaaaaaccaaatacatacacaataatatgcacatataaaaaaatgtatttgtgacaagagtaatttatttatatttatgtatttacaatttaaaagttctgtatgtaatatgtatatattataaacatgtgcATATGTATGtacgtcaaaatttaaaatattgacagtTTTTTAAAGTTCGATAAGATTACTAAAAACTGCCCTAAATAATTTTGGGCAAAAACCACGCACTTGTatacattttcttatattttatgttataatttgacAGTTATTTAGAGTGCCCGCTATACCTAAAgaagtattaatgtatttttcccATAACACTAGAcgggaataataaaaaaaatacagttacaTAGAAGTGATCGTTAATGGAAGttttacaatacctatataatatattgtgtataattaataaataataagtattaaaataatcgaactgtaaatattccaaatacactataactatgtattatgtcgttatttttttagattttttctcGAAACATTagttattaagaatattttaaccctCAAACGTctgttatgattaaaataaaatactaacgcTTCGCTTCCGACATTGATCATCATTCCGTCTGGCAGagtatattgtttttctttttctttattatacatatttatttcaaatttaaagtcTAAAGACAAATAAcacaatttttctttaatatcatCCAAAATTTCGAAATCTTTTGTAGAATTAAAGCTGTATCCAcggttatttaataattccatCAAATATTGTGTTACGTGCCATCCACCAACTGATATTGTTTGCATAGCATGATGCAATGGATATCCTTCGAAAATAGGCATAATTTGTGTGTAGTCGTACCCAGAATCTACCATCAAGCCAGTAGTTCTACCACTACTATATAAAGCAAGTACTGACTTGGGTATCACTGCTGTATTTGGTACGTTGAATAACTCGAACATCGTctaatttatgtaaaacaagTTAGTAAAATTATgggaaatagttttattattttgatcttccaagagaaaaaaatcaaaatataagatttttttttaagtatagtattatttacaatagatAAAACTTAcgagtaagtacctatatttaaaactactataatatgatatttaaaaaaaaaagaatcaaaatTTGACTGAGACAATATAGCTGATAATATCTTTTACATCATTtcgacacaataataaaatattcacctATATTCAGAATTTCAGATACTTGAAAAATCATTACCTCAAACATTTTTTCACGCAATGACTTTGAATTCATATCCACTTctgtatgtaaaatgttataattttctgGTGGGACCTTTAATTCTTCGTAATACATGTGGTACCAAATTTGTTCCATTGTATCCCAGTCGGAAATTATACCGTTACGTATTggacaaattgtatttaaaatgtcctTATTTCTAATGGCAGGCTCACCgggaaatacaatattttctccATATTCTGGGATAGTAATTATCTGAAAAgaacaataattcaatattaaatggttgaatataataaaaaaataaacactattcattttaaatttaaaattaaacatcgaTGTCATATTTTGTActgatcattattaaataatatacttgtattataattcaaaccatcaataaagtataaagtaaGAAGTGCATGAATATTTTCCGGTGAATGTGAATCTGAGCAAGGCAAAAATGACAGTTTTAAATGTCCGTGCAATATTCTATGGACTATGACGCAGAAACAAAGTATGCCATAATAGACATCCAGAATCCGTAGGGCTAAgcgaattaaatcaaattattattaaaaaaaaaagtaccatGTATGTACTTGCTTACTACTACTTAGCTGTAAGCTAATAcgctattgaaatatattttaaactacaaaCGTAATTAtcctacaataatatttatcacatatGACCTATCAATTTTAGAACTACAAAACCACTTAAAACAGTAGCTTAACAGTAAACAGTACTAATCACCAAACCTCTATTTCAAAATATCCCAGGACAATAGAATCCTACAACAAATTTAGTAAAAGGCAACGTTTTTATGccaaaaaattcattttatagaaaaatacttaaatattaaataggttcctgtattataatataaaatctataaaattacaaaaacgttGCATACTTTTTTATCTTTAGGTATTCCAACGATAGTTGGAATTATTATTCGTgaaaaattttcatttgaaaaaccaGCTTTCACTGAATAAGAGCCATTATCACATACTATTGCTATTGAACTATGTTGAAAAccatctataattatatttaaaagtaattctCAACATGCAAATATACcacaacattaattaataatatttatacataatatagtcatcTCATAATACGATAGTTTGTTAGTCACGAATTAATTTAATcgatacattatgtataatgtattaatgttatatatataatataaataatggtacCTTAGTGTCTACTACAGTATTAcctgtaagtatatattttaacattttatttttattgattgcaatttttcaatacaaattttagtactcaaaataattaagaataggTGGATAGTAGACACATTGATATTTAGgtatctaagtatttttttttaattataaaaaattcttgaaaattttttttatattatttgtgaaaaaaagtCTAGCCTACTTACTCGAAggacatttttcaatacttaacatgattctgaaaatattttatacacgacTACTGTTGACAATAACCAAGattcaacaaaacaattattgaaaattacaaaataaatactagaatatttaataattaaacataaaataatatcatatggtTCCAGATGTATGAGTCAACAAATAATTTCAAAGAACTTAAATCTATAAGGTcagcacaaaaaaaaactttaatttttcttaaaattataaaaaaaatactttggattacatatatttttttaaacaggtaacattttaaaatcctgATATTAAAAGATATCAGTGAATtaactgataatataatattaaatatttattatatattttataattattatattgttaaatgtatttaattacatGTACTGTTTCATTAAGtttgttatgattttatgaatatatgaccgacccaaataataaacaattaaggaATTAAGAGTACCTAACTAGCTAACTACTTAcctagattaatattaataaatacatattaacaaattatgaaCTGACAATAAATTGgataagtgataactgataaataataataattgcaccaAGTGGCAAACCccagttattattatgattatgattttaatatttagtaacatCAAATTTTAGAGCTGTGAAAATGTGATTTATGTTTTTGCaaaatttacctattttatacacataatttaatattatattttatatgaagttTAACCTTTTAGCtatacaattttagtaaaaatgaaaTCTTCTTGTTCTTGTAGTTTAAAGGAATgagttattataggtaatatacagaATGTAACAGATAgacgaccaaaaaaaaaaaaaaaatatataatacttaaacgtATGACAaaagttgttaatattatatgatgaaaaaataatttatgaaatatactcATGTCAGCAAATTTGTTCGGGcataacaatgtatattatttattatattttaatattttattatatagtatacacaatacacaatgacattttcaatatattaggtttatttTAAGCTATTGTATTATTGTCTATCTAAACCACAAACCAATTCACATCGTTGTACAGTAAGGCAGTATTGCcggttttgaataaaaaattaataacaataataaattatttattaatatatttatatcaagtataaacaacataatacaattgtcaatttataatatataatttatttattaaattatataggtattaggtataagtataactaCTGGCTACTAGGTtggtattgtaataattaaatattaataatataataaaatatgcaatgtatttaaaaatagttaaatcacTCTATTGTTGGctacaatagtaaaataaagatccatataatataaataagattgGTTGGACAAGTGACAATTCAAAAGTTCatgcttaaatttaaatttaaatattttataaaaataaaagttattataaattttctatttatcttaaaaaaccGTGTTATAGCAAAAGCCTTACAATACAACTCTACCTAAAACtacctattttttaatacctatgtgAACATTACCTAAATTAACATCAAACTATCACAGCCCGGATAGCTCAGTCGGTAGAGCATTAGGCTTTTAACCTAAGGGTCCAGGGTTCGAGTCCCTGTCCGGgcgaaatgttttttttgtttttttttttttttaaacatttttcattacaatttaaatttaattaattttattttcgtattatgtgataataataaattaaaaatataatattaatctgacttatttatatttaattaataaatatatttttcatcacatacataattattgttaatcaaTAATCTATGTTATCTATAGTCACGgtgaaaaatagtataattaaccAATAAATCATGATAAACTGACTACCAAAATGAAAAACGCAattatatacatctataatTTTGAACAGCTTCAACTTTAAACACTAACGCTACGCATATGAAATTTACCTTGAACGCAATAtggtgtaatatatttatgcagTAAATACCTAGTagtttcgtataatatactatataattatataaatatataataatagtcacTATTGCGTGCAAGCGCTAATGCTTAAATTTTCAGCAAATAGTAGCGATTCATTTCGatcgatattatattgttatcggAACTATGAACCGATGcacaactatatattatctatagccgtgcctataaattataattgtacatttgtacgtattttgttactttaaaaaatgtgtgCTCCTAGCGAAACGAACGTgtcacaattaatattatttgacgcAGTGAAATATGTTATATGGtcataaatggaaaaaataaatatcgaattACCCGTATATTACAacgtatttattgaaattataattttatccgtatttagtatattacggaataattaaaatatagtactatatacatacctgctaattgctatattattaatattaatgtatattttatttaatatttataactagggTTCGGAACTTGTTGGCTGTTGCATTTAAAATGATCGAAATATGCAGTCCAAATCTtcaaaatatgcttaaaaatttacagctaattttttattttgttttttaaacgcataaaaagcatattataattataaaaaattagaaattaggtaggtaccttcataacaataaattgtgaaaaaaaacaaattgattataatttataaaaaaaactggcaCATATATACTGAGTTAATAAGAAATAACGTAAATCAGTCAACCGTGATTAATGGCGAACATGTACTGCTTTTCATTTCGTCATACAATTTAGAACCTAGATGTCATTAGGTTTTATCATAAATCCACAACACCACAACTAtacaattgtaaatattgtCGATAAAAAAGGTTGATTCTTAAGAAACGATCGTAACAAACGGACGAGCTATAAACGACAGACTATACGACTCAAATggctaaatgtattaaaaaaaaatattttttaattttttccaaattttaaaaaatgagaaatatgcaaaaatatgcaaatttttttttgtatttagtcTTGCcatttcataaaacaaatttataactcaCCTACAATAATCTACGACTACTACCAAATGTAAACTACCAAACGTAAAGAAGTCCCGAACCCaatttataacgtataatttatagttacttTGCAACTTGCGCGTACTGATATTTtacgtgtaaataaataataataataggtttgactttatacaatattaaagctaaaaacataaaattgaatttgctgaacgaaaatttacaatGTCGTACGtggtacgtgtgtaagacggggacaacacatgcgggtgagacgtcctcttaatcaagatgtttagtatttacagtcatataatataaatacttaaaaaacttaACTTAAAGTTGTTGTTAATGTTAGACTAGTGCAAATGTCCAAGTTTCCTCCCCACAAAAATGATGCCACTGACTTCTTCCTGTAGTCTGtagatagatttttttttggattcaaatttcaattttcgtCAAATTTAAATAgagaataattatgatttttacatacgtataacgattttagttaattaatatttaaaaaaaaaaattataatggtcGTACCTAAAGACTTGAAACATTACACCATTATAACGTTGATTGTTATTTTCTGTACACAGtgggttttttaaaatatttacactaattttaagctataaattatactacaaaCCTTAATACACTATCATGCTATATTCTATACCAGCCAtactcaactttttttttatttgggccacataaaatattttaaaatattacgtgaGCCGCAAGTCGAAATGAATGGaacggaaattaaaaaaaaaaactaaaactaaatttttatattgtgtatattatattttttaacattttaaaatgtattataaaaaaattaaattaaatatttattctaaattagTGTGAATTTTGATATTGAGATAGTTAATTAActgtaatactttataatatatatgtataatattatataaccattatAGGTAGATtagtagtaactagtaaggtagtataatgtatatatacttaattcgacaattttattaaaatttagttcaAATTCAACCAAGGTaccataatattactaatagaaaaaatttgcttatatttaatattaatatattaatatgtatgatagGAAAGTATATGCTATTTTTCAACCCTTTAAAGTGGTTAAAATAGTGATTTGACATTtccacatacaaataaaataatgtgaatattCAGAAATAAATTATGCTGTCAAAACTCAGGTAGAAACATTTAACATATCAAAGATTAGTTTGTATTTGGTGCAACATTTATAAGTACTTTTGATAAAGatcttgaaaatatatatgatgGGGCCTAGAAATAACAACTCTAaaagtaagtaaataaaataattttaatttataatttgtacatacTTATTAGATTAGAAGTTatgaagttatttttttcataataataataatatgtactttttctaattaaattattactacttatAAGCGTAttggtttttgaataattatagatgtataatgcatatagcCATACCTACTtcctatatattgtaaataagtaCTTTGGTACATTAAGATCTGAGTTATGGATTTTGTTTTTACCTATAATTAGCTGGTTATTCAATGGTTGTAAAAATTGTGAAGAAAATAGAAATTCTAGTTatacttattgatttttactTGTTCAAAATGTAATGAcaggaagaaaaaaaatataaaaacacataattataaaaacaatatagtaaTCATAATctctttacttaaaattatggtGTTTTCAAATGTTTCCGTTGGTATGATAATTAAAgcaacaaaataaatgaaaaattatttaattaataataataatgtttcttaagaaaaatgtatttatgtattaaatataaataattacgtcagatcaatattatatttttaatttattattatcacataatacgaaaataaaattaatttaatttaaatcgtaataaaacatttttttttttttttaaataaaaaaatccatttCGCCCGGACAGGGACTCGAACCCTGGACCCTTAGGTTAAAAGCCTAATGCTCTACCGACTGAGCTATCCGGGCTTCGACAAGCGTATGAAAAGTTAGTTAAtgttcattttcatttttaggtattataaaaaaggGAGTCTCATCCGTAAGATTTACAACAACTATTAGCAGAAcaggtttatttaaattaataaaatatttacattgatttttttccCATAAAATTTAGCATTAAAACATAAACTTTGAAactcttattataattattaatataatgagtGAAAATCCAAGGATGGAAATTTCCAGAATTATCCAGAAATTTCAAAAAGCCCTATAATCTAACTATtcaaagtataattattgttatagttaaatCGCTTAAACAAATACAATCCAACATTTAAACTAATCAATAACATTTGAGacttaaagtaaatttaatataataataaaatgaagcGAGTTACAAAATCTGGTCAAATCACTAAACGCTataaatagtacctacttagtagtgctatatgcctatatagacatatagtaataaaaaacaaaacacgcttattaaaaaataatttcagataATATGTTGTGAACGCctacagtataataaaaattaataacaatgtgatttattagtatttaagattaaatattcCGATAGAAATTCATTCTTTTATTCTCGCCTTATAAGAATTGTTTTGCTGACCTGAGTTTGCGCACAAATACCAAAATGACAACTTGTTTGGCCACAAAACTGCCACTCGTTTGGAAATAGTTGAGTCCTAACCATACACATGGTTTGCGTAGTTACCTTTTGGACTTTAATAGTTTTAGGAAAAATTATAGATTGTGCGCAAATAAGTTGCAGCCG encodes the following:
- the LOC132925014 gene encoding actin-like; the protein is MLSIEKCPSNGFQHSSIAIVCDNGSYSVKAGFSNENFSRIIIPTIVGIPKDKKIITIPEYGENIVFPGEPAIRNKDILNTICPIRNGIISDWDTMEQIWYHMYYEELKVPPENYNILHTEVDMNSKSLREKMFETMFELFNVPNTAVIPKSVLALYSSGRTTGLMVDSGYDYTQIMPIFEGYPLHHAMQTISVGGWHVTQYLMELLNNRGYSFNSTKDFEILDDIKEKLCYLSLDFKFEINMYNKEKEKQYTLPDGMMINVGSEAFQSPEILFDPLLFNIESKLGGIHNLIYRACSSCDKNEQKNMYNNIILAGGNTLFPNLSSRLMTTVAELVAPTTKVQITADPGRKYSTWLGGALLASIPSYQQMWVSKEMYDEQGAIAVHDKSLI